From Leptospira kirschneri serovar Cynopteri str. 3522 CT:
CGGATTGGCAAGAAAGGTATCAACTTTTAATTGAAATGGGAGATCAACTTGGATCAATTTCCGATTCTGAAAAAACTATGGAACGTTTAGTTCCGGGTTGCCAGTCTCGGGTTTGGATCATATCCGAGGAAAAAAACGGTAAGATAGAGTTTCAAGCGGATAGCGATTCTGCGATCACTCGAGGAATGATTGCTCTTCTTATCCGTGTATTTTCGGGACGCACTCGGGAGGAAATTAAGAACGCTTCCCTTGAATTTTTAAAAGAAATTGGACTAGACAAACATCTATCTATGTCCAGGAGAAACGGCCTTTATTCTATGGTAAATATTTTGAGGA
This genomic window contains:
- a CDS encoding SufE family protein; the encoded protein is MSSIAEVQKEIISEFSECTDWQERYQLLIEMGDQLGSISDSEKTMERLVPGCQSRVWIISEEKNGKIEFQADSDSAITRGMIALLIRVFSGRTREEIKNASLEFLKEIGLDKHLSMSRRNGLYSMVNILRNS